The Desulfonatronum lacustre DSM 10312 region ATATGATTGACAGGCGCGGATATTCACGTTTACGTTCACTTTCACCTGCCAACTCAAGACCTCCCGGAGGAGAGCATGGGACGCATAGCCAGATTTGTACGAGATGACCGACCTACGAGGGACAAAAGGGCTAATATGCTTGTTTATGAGTAACCGATTCTACCACACCCATGCCAGAGATTACTTCAATCAGACCATAGAGTCGATCCTTCCTCATTTCTTTCTCCCATGTCCGATATCCGACGTCTGATGTCCGACCACTGGCCACTGACCACTGACTACTGACCTCTGATCCCTGCCTACTGACACCTGATCACTGCCCTCTGCCCTCTGATCACTGATTATGGCTTGATTTGTGTGGGTTATTCTGTTCACTTCGCTTGTGAGAAAAAGTGATACCTGGATGAGTTTTGTTCTGTTCTGCACAGGCAGGTCTGTTTGTTTCTGGAAACCGGCTTGAACCCAAAGCATGTTCTGCCTGGTCAGGGATTAGAAAAATACTGATATACCTCCATAGTGATGTAATGAGCTTCAAGTTAACTCCTTTACAGCATATTGTATGAGTACCAAGGGCTATCGATATTCTAAGGCGGGCTGTGCCCGCAACCCAAGCAGCAAGAAAAGAATGCTGCACCACTGAGCTTGTCCAAGGACTTGATCATTTGCAAGTCCCGAACGGATAGGATCGGCTCAGCCCGAACGGATAGGATGGGCGCGTGCTATCAGAATAAAAAAGGAAATACAAAACAAATAAGTTTGAAATGAAAACAATTACCTTACTTACTCAGCTTCTTAAATTCAAAAACGATTCAAAACTAACTGCTCAGAAAGTACAGGAATTGTCTCGTCAAAGGTTTACATCTTTACTGGAAACGACCTATCACGCTTCGGTTTTTTACCGGGACCTTTACAGTTCTCACGGAATTAAACCCAGTGACCTGAGAGACATTACCCCTAAAGATCTTCCCATTATTTCCAGAACAATGGTGTTGGATAACTTTGATGCTTTGATTACCGACCCATCCATTACCCGTAAATCGGTCGAGGAATTCCTCAGCAATGACACCAATCCGCAAAACAGATTCAGAGGTAATACGGTGATGCATACATCCGGAACTACCGGTGTTCCAGGAATATTTTTATACTCAAAAAAGGAATGGAGTTTTATAGCGGCCCTTGTAGTTGCCCGGATTTCACAGCCTGTTTTTAGGCCTTTCAATAAACTCCGGCTTGCTTTTCTTGGAAAAACCGGGGGACATTATGGAGGAGTTACACTCACCAGTGATGCACCAAAACTTCTTTACAATACCAGTTTTTTTAACCCGGAGGATATTCAAAGCTTGATTTCCGGTTTAAATGAGTTTCAACCTGATATCATTTCAGGATATGCAGGCACAATATATCAGCTGGCACTGGCAAAAGCAGATGGCCGGTTAAAAATTAAGCCGGAGCGTTTACAATCCTCAGGAGAAGTGCTCACAGATAATATGCGGCAGGCAATTGAAAGAGCGTTCAACCAGGATGTAATTGACTTGTATGCCTGTTGTGAATCCATTGTAATGGGTATTCAAAAAAGTGGCAGTGAGCCTTTTCACCTTTTTAATGACTGGCACCACTTCGAAGTTATTGATGAAAAAGACAACTTAGTTCCGGAAGGTACGCAAGGGTCTTTGTTGGTCACGCCTCTCTACAAAACATTGCAACCACTTACTAGATACCGTTTGTCGGACACCATGGCAATTAAAACAACTGAGCCATTCATTACGTTAAACAGATTTTCAGGAAGAACCGGAGATACGCTCACATATATAGATCCACAAGGCATCAAACATACCATTCATCCTTATGATATGTTAGCGTTTTATGTTCCTGGATTGCGGCAATTTCAGTTTGAGCAAACCTCTCCCAACACCTTACTGCTTCGTATTTCTGTCCATGATGGTTATAGCGATACCAAACAGGTCGCAGAAAAAAAACTACAGGACATTCTTGTGAAGGTAAATATCCAAAAGTTCGTTACGGCAAAAGTAGAGCTTGTCGAAACGATAGGCGTGAATCCCAAAACAGGGAAATTCAAAACCGTAATACCATATCTTAGCAGCTAATCATGCGATAATAATTCCATTTTACGTGAGCCCACGGGGTCGGACCGAGCCAACCCTTTGATTAATTGAAGCAAATAGTTCAAATATGCTTGTTTTTCTCCTTAGAATGCCAATTTTGCCTTCAAAAATGCCATTCCAAGACTCCCTCTGCTGAAAACTGATTTCACTGCCAATTCCAAGAGCCAATCGATACTTTGTTCCAGGTCATGTTTGGCACATAACCCATCGGTGTCATAACAGTCCGTTGAAAAACTCCCAAGTGCTGCGTTGCCGCAAAAAGTTCAAACTCTCACGTATGAATAAATACGCTTCAACCTTGCCCTTTTTTTTGCTCCTTGCACTTGAGGTTTTTGAACGAACTGCCGGATAAGGACAATTCCAACACTCAGTAAGCTGGAGTTTCTCATCAAATTTTCCCGTGACAGGCAAAATTGGATCAATTGGCTTTTTGAGGCCAGGAAGCGATACCAGCTGAAGATCCTCAACTACACCGTCACCTCGAATCATACTCACCTCTTGGTTTTCAGCGAGGAAGGCGTCACGGCCCTGCCCAGGTCAATCCAGTTGGTTGCCGGCAGAACCGCCCAGGAGTACAACCAGCGCAAAAGTCGCAAAGGTGCGTTTTGGGAAGACCGCTACCATGCCACAGCCGTGGATACGGACAAGCATCTGCTCAAGTGCATGCCGTACATCGATCTGAACATGGTCCGGGCTGGGGTTGTGGAACATCTCCGGGAATAGCATTTCACCGGATCTAAATAACTACTTGACTTCCTTCCCAAAATAAAAAAGCTCGTTTCCGGGTGGAAACGAACAACTCCAAAGAGGTTATTATTATCAAACAGAATGGTGGGGTGAGTACGTCTTTCGTGGCACTTGCAGCGTTATGCTGGGGACTATCAGGCGGGATTGCCGGCATTCTCACGGCCCAGGGCTGGGATCCGGTTGTGGTGTCGTTCTACTGGGGCGCCATCGGGTTTTTGGTCGTTATCGTATGGCTATCGATTCGTCCGCGCGGCAGTGGACTAACAAGTCGTCGACTGTGGTTCTGGTCGGCGATTGCCGGTGTGGGCGTAGCTGGCAACCTGGGATTTTATTTAGTGAGCATCGCGCAGGGCAGTGTCGCGGTTGCGGTGACCCTGATGTACTGTGCGCCCGTGTTCGTCTATCTCGTTTCCTTCACACTCAAACTCGAAAGACCGGCTCTGTTCAAGTGGGCTGCTATCGCTCTGGTAATGTTTGGCGTGGTGCTGCTCACTGGCATCTATGAGGGCGAAGCGGGTGAGGTCACACCCATCGCCGCCGGTGCCGGGTTGCTTTCTGGCCTGTTTTATGCGGTATTCATCTTTGGATTTAAGTATGCGGCACCCCACGGCAGCCCACAAGCAATTCTTGTGATAGCCCTAGCTGTTCTTACAATCATACTGATGTGGCTGAGCGATGCCGATCAAGCCCTGGCAGTACTGAAAGCGCCGAGTTGGCCACTGTTCGTGGTCTTAGGGGTACTCGGCACCGGCTTGTCGTTTATTCTCTATATCGTCGGCTTGAACCATACTACACCGACGGTAGCGTCTATTGTGGCAATGGTCGAGCCGGCAACCGCTTCGCTATTCGGCGTGGTGATTTTAAATGAAACCCTGGCCTCACAGCAGATATTCGGCATGGGACTGATTTTGGTCACTGTTACTGCCCTGAGTGTATATTCGAGCGCTCAAAACGAGCCTCTTACGACTAAACCGCTTGCTTAACTCGGTCCGACCCCGAACCAACCGTGATCTTGGTTTTCGTCGTAGCGCATGTTTCTGACCTTTGCCGTTACTGAAACAGAACCCACGTTGGGATTGGAGATGGAGACAAGCCGACCGCGCCATCCTGACTTCGTCTTCCTCACCCGCGCCCCCGCGCCCCGGCGTTTCCCGCGTCCGCATTACCGAAATCGTGGAAACCTGGCCGCACTTGGTTCGGCCCGTGAGGTGGAGGAGGTAAGGTTTATCGGGCAGTTGGTAGCGGCACTGGGCTATCCAATAGCTCTCCCGATTTCTTGTCTCGAGGAACCGAGACCGATAAGGGCCCTCATCATCATTTCCAGTGAAACGGAAGGATCTCCATGCTCGACTTTGGCAATCCGAGACTGGCTTGAACCGATTGCTTCGGCCAATTTCGCCTGAGTCATCTTTAGTGCCTTCCGCTTTTGAACAATGGTATCGGCCAAAGCCAGCTTCATATCAATAATAGCCAAGTCAGCCTGATCAAGATCAAGAAACTCATCCACGTCTCCGACAACCCAGCCCTTTGATTGCAGATTCTTCATTTTTTTTTTGCTTCCATCACACCCTCCATCATTCAGTCGTCATAAGCGGCGAGCCTGGCTTTGCAGAGATCAATCGTCGCCTTGAGCGTTCTTCGTGTTTTCTTTTGTTCCCAGTGGATCAGCACAATGCAGTCTGCATCGATCCGATAGAAAAACCTCCAAGTGACATCTTCATCAACAATCCGTAGTTCATGACACCGCTTGCCGATTGAAGGCATTGGCCTGCTGTGAGGCAGGGACAAACTTTGTCCGGATTGAAGCGCCGAGGCAATGGCTGATACACCCGTTGTTTTAGTAGCCGGTCCTCGCGCACTTCCGTCTTCTGACCTCTGACCACTGACACTGGCCACTGACGGGCGAGAAATAACTTTTTGCACCCGACTCAGCCCATCCCGCACGACCTCACCCGCGCACAACCTCTTCCAGCGCCCGACAAAACTCCTCCATCACCGGCCGTTGCACCAGGCTGACCCGGATCCAGCCGGGAAAGCGAAACCCGGTCATGGTCCGGACCATGACGCCTTTGTGGGCCAGCTTGCGATAGAGCAGGGTGTCGGAGACCGGAGTGCGGATCATCATGAAATTTCCCTCGTGGCAGACATATTCCAATCCCAGCCTGGCGCATACGCCGCGCAGCAGTTCCTTGGCCTCGCCTACCATGGCCCTGGTGTCGGCGATGAACGGGCCGTCGTGCTCCAGGGCCGCGGTTGCCGCGATCTGGCCCAGGCTGTTCACGGAATAGACCACGTGGGTGCGGCGGATGATGTCCACCACCTCGGGTGAGCCGCACAAATAGCCCACGCGCAGCCCGGCCAGGGCGTACATCTTGGAGAAGGTCCGGAAGACCACGAGATTCGGAAACTCGCGCATCAACTCCATCCCGTCGGGGTAATCCTCCCGGTCCACGTACTCAAAATAGGCCTCGTCCAGAACCACGATCCGCTCGCCACCCACGGCCTCCAGAAAGCCGCGCATGGTCGCCGCGTCCCAGTACGTGCCCGTGGGGTTGTTGGGGTTGCAGACGAAAAAGATTTTGGTCCGCTCGTCAGCCGCGTCCAGCATGGCCTGGGGATCAAAGGCCAAATCCTTTAGCGGCGTCAGCCGGGCCTGGAAGCCGGAAAACTCGGCCACCCATTCGTACACGGCAAAGGTCTTGTCCGCGGTGACGATATTGTCCCCGCGCTCGCAAAAGGCCTTGATCACGCTGGCGATGACCTCGCAGGAGCCGTTGCCCACCAGGAACTGATCGGCGGACTTGTCGAATTTCGCGGCCAGAGCCTGGCGCAGATCATAGCAGTCCCCGCTGGGATAGATCGGCGTGCGTCCAGCCTCGAAATCTTCGATGGCCTGGCGGGCCGATGGCGGAGGCCCCAGCGCATTCTCGTTGTTGTTCAGGCGATGGAGATGATCCACCCCGAACAGTCGTCGCAGCTCGTGATCCGGCCGACTGGGGGTGTAGGGCTCAAAGGCCTGGATATAGGCGGGGACCAGACGGTCAAGGGGCAGTGTGGACATATTCCATCAGCAGCACGTCGGAGCGGTCGGCCTGCGGCAGAACCAGACTTGGTCTGCATCCCTGTTCCAGCAAATCGCCGCACAGCGCGGCCTGCCAGCCTTCGGCCAAATCAATGCGAAAAAGAATGCGCTGGTATCCTTCGCCGCGGAGCACGCGCAGATGCCGGGCAATGTTCTCGGCGTTGTCCGCGCCGTCCAGGAGCGGGCGGAGCACTATCTCCCCCAGTTCCCGGTTCATGGCCGCGGCGAACAGCGAACGGTCCCGGGCGTGGCTTTGGG contains the following coding sequences:
- a CDS encoding DMT family transporter — its product is METNNSKEVIIIKQNGGVSTSFVALAALCWGLSGGIAGILTAQGWDPVVVSFYWGAIGFLVVIVWLSIRPRGSGLTSRRLWFWSAIAGVGVAGNLGFYLVSIAQGSVAVAVTLMYCAPVFVYLVSFTLKLERPALFKWAAIALVMFGVVLLTGIYEGEAGEVTPIAAGAGLLSGLFYAVFIFGFKYAAPHGSPQAILVIALAVLTIILMWLSDADQALAVLKAPSWPLFVVLGVLGTGLSFILYIVGLNHTTPTVASIVAMVEPATASLFGVVILNETLASQQIFGMGLILVTVTALSVYSSAQNEPLTTKPLA
- a CDS encoding pyridoxal phosphate-dependent aminotransferase, translating into MSTLPLDRLVPAYIQAFEPYTPSRPDHELRRLFGVDHLHRLNNNENALGPPPSARQAIEDFEAGRTPIYPSGDCYDLRQALAAKFDKSADQFLVGNGSCEVIASVIKAFCERGDNIVTADKTFAVYEWVAEFSGFQARLTPLKDLAFDPQAMLDAADERTKIFFVCNPNNPTGTYWDAATMRGFLEAVGGERIVVLDEAYFEYVDREDYPDGMELMREFPNLVVFRTFSKMYALAGLRVGYLCGSPEVVDIIRRTHVVYSVNSLGQIAATAALEHDGPFIADTRAMVGEAKELLRGVCARLGLEYVCHEGNFMMIRTPVSDTLLYRKLAHKGVMVRTMTGFRFPGWIRVSLVQRPVMEEFCRALEEVVRG
- a CDS encoding helix-turn-helix domain-containing protein; translation: MKNLQSKGWVVGDVDEFLDLDQADLAIIDMKLALADTIVQKRKALKMTQAKLAEAIGSSQSRIAKVEHGDPSVSLEMMMRALIGLGSSRQEIGRAIG
- a CDS encoding phenylacetate--CoA ligase family protein → MKTITLLTQLLKFKNDSKLTAQKVQELSRQRFTSLLETTYHASVFYRDLYSSHGIKPSDLRDITPKDLPIISRTMVLDNFDALITDPSITRKSVEEFLSNDTNPQNRFRGNTVMHTSGTTGVPGIFLYSKKEWSFIAALVVARISQPVFRPFNKLRLAFLGKTGGHYGGVTLTSDAPKLLYNTSFFNPEDIQSLISGLNEFQPDIISGYAGTIYQLALAKADGRLKIKPERLQSSGEVLTDNMRQAIERAFNQDVIDLYACCESIVMGIQKSGSEPFHLFNDWHHFEVIDEKDNLVPEGTQGSLLVTPLYKTLQPLTRYRLSDTMAIKTTEPFITLNRFSGRTGDTLTYIDPQGIKHTIHPYDMLAFYVPGLRQFQFEQTSPNTLLLRISVHDGYSDTKQVAEKKLQDILVKVNIQKFVTAKVELVETIGVNPKTGKFKTVIPYLSS
- a CDS encoding transposase, with product MLNYTVTSNHTHLLVFSEEGVTALPRSIQLVAGRTAQEYNQRKSRKGAFWEDRYHATAVDTDKHLLKCMPYIDLNMVRAGVVEHLRE
- a CDS encoding type II toxin-antitoxin system RelE/ParE family toxin; this encodes MRDGLSRVQKVISRPSVASVSGQRSEDGSARGPATKTTGVSAIASALQSGQSLSLPHSRPMPSIGKRCHELRIVDEDVTWRFFYRIDADCIVLIHWEQKKTRRTLKATIDLCKARLAAYDD